The following coding sequences are from one Dermacentor andersoni chromosome 5, qqDerAnde1_hic_scaffold, whole genome shotgun sequence window:
- the LOC140218382 gene encoding uncharacterized protein, which produces MARQQANERLLPQEQVLPVTIVKQRFSMAGIKPPRPFDFQNAAEWPAWMDEFDDYRFASGLHEKPDEVQVRTLLYTLGRKSREILRSLNVKDEEMEDFNLVKSKFKGNFIHTKNTVYESARFNLRCQQLGKTVDQFATELNRLADRCEFKEMKERLIRDRFVVGLRDQLLSEELQMDPNLTLSTALAKARTSETVKKQQAELKEHEGTIPEACVAAVKPEKTPGKSKRFTRGQKPAYRGKFCSFCAGPSHPRSSCPAKQERCRFCQRLGHFEKACRKKRQADGNLDDIAAADKFLGTVEHSANTPSEHFVTRKFSQVVEGLDGVLNYMDDILVYGKNKVEQDNRLRNVLDRLEQTGVTLNKEKCCFAVEQVAFLGMIFDANGVRPDPEKIKAIKELPRPQNVAELFPVHEYITPSQVFFPTTLNAI; this is translated from the exons ATGGCCCGTCAACAAGCGAACGAGCGCCTTCTTCCACAAGAGCAAGTCCTCCCAGTGACAATCGTCAAGCAACGCTTCAGCATGGCAGGAATCAAGCCTCCTAGGCCTTTCGACTTCCAGAACGCTGCGGAATGGCCCGCCTGGATGGACGAATTCGACGACTACAGATTCGCATCCGGACTACATGAGAAACCAGACGAAGTACAAGTAAGGACTCTTCTCTATACCTTGGGCAGAAAGTCACGGGAGATTCTTCGGTCGCTAAACGTGAAAGACGAAGAAATGGAGGACTTCAACCTTGTAAAGTCAAAATTTAAGGGCAATTTCATCCATACCAAGAACACAGTCTACGAGAGTGCTCGCTTTAATCTACGCTGCCAACAACTGGGAAAAACAGTAGACCAGTTTGCAACAGAGCTTAACAGGCTAGCAGACAGATGCGAGTTCAAAGAAATGAAGGAACGCCTAATAAGAGACCGCTTCGTAGTAGGACTACGGGACCAGCTTCTCTCGGAAGAACTACAGATGGATCCTAATCTCACGCTGAGCACTGCTTTGGCAAAAGCGCGTACAAGCGAAACGGTAAAGAAACAGCAAGCGGAGCTAAAAGAGCACGAGGGCACTATCCCAGAAGCTTGCGTCGCCGCAGTAAAGCCCGAGAAAACCCCTGGAAAGAGTAAAAGGTTTACACGCGGTCAGAAGCCAGCTTATCGTGGAAAGTTCTGCAGTTTCTGCGCCGGACCATCTCATCCGAGAAGCAGTTGTCCAGCGAAACAGGAAAGATGCCGGTTTTGCCAAAGGTTGggccacttcgaaaaggcgtgcCGAAAAAAGAGACAAGCAGACGGAAATCTTGATGACATTGCCGCAGCTGATAAATTTCTTGGCACGGTCGAGCATTCGGCGAACACACCGTCTGAGCACTTCGTCACG AGAAAGTTCTCTCAGGTCGTCGAAGGCCTAGACGGCGTACTGAACTACATGGACGACATTCTGGTGTACGGCAAGAACAAAGTGGAACAGGACAACCGCCTTCGTAACGTGCTCGACCGACTGGAACAAACAGGAGTAACCCTTAACAAGGAAAAATGTTGTTTCGCTGTTGAGCAAGTAGCATTTCTGGGCATGATCTTTGACGCCAATGGCGTGCGCCCAGATCCTGAGAAGATCAAAGCAATCAAGGAGTTGCCTCGACCCCAAAACGTCGCTGAG tTATTTCCGGTCCACGAGTAcattacgcccagccaagttttctttcctaCAACACTCAACGCCATCTAG